One Candidatus Eisenbacteria bacterium genomic window, CGTTAAGACGGCTCATTATCGAGGTCGGCTTCTGATTCCCGTGCGCCCGCGGGCACAGATATCCGCAAACCGCGGCGAAAACTGGGTGGATACCTTGGATCGCAAAGGCCTTGAATTGCGGGTGACCAATCTGGAGCGGACGGCTGTTGATGTGCTGGATCGCCCGGAACTTGCGGGCGGCATCGAGGAAGTCTGGCGCTCTCTTGCCGCGCTACCCGCCATCGATCCGGTCGCATTGCTCAAGTATGTTCTACTCCTCGATAGTGCGCGCGTTGCGGCGCGTGTGGGCTTCTTTCTAGAGTCACGGCAAGCGGATCTGGCAATCCCTGCCTCGACTCTGGAAGCCCTGCAGACCCGACTCCCAAAGCAGCCCGTTTATATGCAACGCAGGCTGGGTGGCAAACTGAACCGCCGCTGGCGCCTGATTGTCCCGGATGAGCTGAATGGGCCGCCCGAGGAGGCGGGGGTATGATAAGACGAAGCCAGGTGGAGGCTGTTGCCCTGCAGAGCGGATTCCGTCCTGATGCCGTTGGTGGGTAGGATGGGGGGTGAGGATGATTTGCAGGGGAAGGGAAGCGGATTCGAACTCCGGCCTGCAGTAATTTGGTTTAGGAAATCGAAGCGTCCCAAATTGAATAGAAGGAATGATATTGATACCCTTTCTGCATGTTTATAGGCTTATGGGCCAAGGTTAACTGCTGGAGGGAGCAACCGAGATAGGCGCATCTTATGCAGGAACATGAGGTGGCCGGGGGAGCCTGAACTCTCTGAGGAATGGATTTAGCAGCCATGGTGGTACCTGCACACCCGAAAATCTACCACATAGTTCATGTGGATCGCCTGCCCTCAATTGTGGCAGACAAATTTCTTTGGTGCGACGCCGAGGCCGACTCGCAGAGGTTGCATGGCACTACAATCGGGATGGACCGAATCAAGAGGCGGCGACTCACCGAACTTAGGCTGACGAGCCATCCCGATTTATTCGTTGGCGCCTGCGTGCCATTCTATTGGTGCCCGCGATCAATCATGCTTTACATGATCCATTGTGCCAATGATCCGGAATTGGCATTTCATGGCGGGCAGGAGCCTATTGTACACCTGGAAGCAGATTTCAGGCAGACGGTGTCCTGGGCAGAAGCGCATAGCCTACGATGGGCCTTCACACTGTCAAATGCGGGCGCCTACGGGGTCTTTTCGCATGGGGTCCAAAGTCAAGTTAGAGAAGCTCTCGGGCCCGCGACTCATAAACCACCTGTCCTAATTTTGCCAGAGTGGTATTATTGATGTCGGTGGAGAGATCTATGATTGAATACAAAACAGGCGACATTCTATCCGAAGACGCAGAAGCTCTTGTCAATACAGTCAATTGTGTTGGCATCATGGGACGTGGCATAGCTTTTCAATTCAAGAAAGCATTTCCGGGCAACTTCAAGGCTTATGCATCCGCCTGC contains:
- a CDS encoding transcriptional regulator — protein: MSPEQFLLSHPVFTRTELRSALPEQSTATLDRTLTRWRRQGRIERVKRGLFVRLEHHREGTQVLPDFAVLASRMASDAAAAYHTALEVHGCAQSIFERFTFVTWTGVKTAHYRGRLLIPVRPRAQISANRGENWVDTLDRKGLELRVTNLERTAVDVLDRPELAGGIEEVWRSLAALPAIDPVALLKYVLLLDSARVAARVGFFLESRQADLAIPASTLEALQTRLPKQPVYMQRRLGGKLNRRWRLIVPDELNGPPEEAGV
- a CDS encoding DUF4433 domain-containing protein, producing MVVPAHPKIYHIVHVDRLPSIVADKFLWCDAEADSQRLHGTTIGMDRIKRRRLTELRLTSHPDLFVGACVPFYWCPRSIMLYMIHCANDPELAFHGGQEPIVHLEADFRQTVSWAEAHSLRWAFTLSNAGAYGVFSHGVQSQVREALGPATHKPPVLILPEWYY